The Meriones unguiculatus strain TT.TT164.6M chromosome 18, Bangor_MerUng_6.1, whole genome shotgun sequence genome segment TCCATTAGTGTTGTCTGTCAGGATCTTAAGTTTGATTAATTATGTCTGCCATGGGCACAGCAGGGTAGCAGTGGTAGAAGGAACAGCTTGGTGtctgctctcctctctgatgGAAGAGCCTGATCTAACTTCAGCTTCCCTCTACCTGCCTGCCTCCTGGGAGTCATAGCCATAGCCTGGAGCCAAGGATTCCCTGCTGCTCTGTGCTGTTATCTGGGTTCAAGGGGATCCTCCtcccatttctttcctctcttcatgTTGTCCTTACCCATCCTGGCCTTCATAAGGGTCTCTGAGCATCACTCTTCCAAGTTGTTTTTATGACAGCTTTTTTGGCATCCCCATAAATGAAGTCATGAGCTCCCCAGAGGCTGAGTCACTAGGCTGGGGGCCCCCactgctggctgccagcccagACTAAGAGGACCCAGGCTCTGACTCAGAACCCACAACATACTGAACTCCAACAGCATAGGAAGGTGAATGATTCAGCTGAGGTTTACTGGAAGCTCATGGCCAGGCTGAGAACAGAGCCCCACGACAGGGGCTGCTACCTAGAGCTAGGCCAGACTTCCAAAGACAGGCAGGACTGAGAAGgcagtatgtagcccaggcaatCCCAGGGTAGATGAGAGACCAGGAAAACTTTCCATATACATGTTGAAGAGCTCCAAGGTAGCCCAGATTCAACCCAGCGGTGGATACAACTCCTCAGACAGCGCCCTCATGGGACCAGAGGCAGATAGTCTTCACCATCTCAGGTTGCTAGCAGCCATCAACTGAGCTGACTGAGGTCACCATATTGGGGCGTGGTGGGCTGCTCTGTGTACtccagaggaggagaggggaccCTCCTCTTCTTACCATAGGACCAACAGCCTCATCCGAGATGCCCTGTGACCCTCACCCAGTAGTGAGCAGAATAGCCCCTACCTGTCCCAGAGCCACCTGCCTAAGGGACAACAGCACTCTACAGGCAAGGAGTTAAGACTGGGTCTGTGGCCCATGCCCCAGCACCCTGTCCTAAGTCCCTGCCTACCCAGGTTCTGAGCCTAGCACCACCACcccaggatctctctctctctctctctctctctctctctctcacacacacacacacacacacacacaaacatgtcatATGTTAAAGTCTATTTTGGAATCTGTAAATGTCCCTTGCAGTAGGAAACAGAGCTAATTTATCATTGTATCACCCATGTCCCCCATTTTTATATTCTATATCAAAAGAAATTTTGTAATATAAAACAGGACGCCACACAGATCGTTTCCcactgttttttattattattatttttttaatttttgtgaccGTTTcttacaaaaagagaaagagctgagGAATAAATAGTGACCATGGCAGGGGCAGTCTTGAGGGCCAAGGCAGAAGCATGACGAGGAGCTGGGGGCAGCCAGGTCACCTTGAGCTTGGATTCAGCATGGGGTTCCCATCTCCATTGCTGCCTTCTTCCAAGCTTAGTGTCTCCTGGAGGCCACAGGTGTCTGTATGCCAGCCTTGGTCTGGCCTTGACCCCACCCCATCTGAAGTTATCAATGCAGTTTAAACAGGGCAACCTGGCTACCACTCCCAGGGCAGGCCCTGTCACCTCCTGGCGCTGAAGGGAAGACTGGCAGATGTACCCGCAGGCTGAGCATGGCTGGCATCTGTGAGTTCCATGACTACCTCCCCTGGGACTCTATCTGCATTGGCAGAGGACGCAAGAGGATGAGTCCCTATCACTGCTGAGGACAGTCACATTTCATCTGGTCTACAGCAGCTGGGGAATTCACTGAGAGTTGGCAGTGGCTGGGCCTGTGCTCTCTGTCAAGAGGTGGGACTGGGGATCTGGCACAAAGCCAGCAACAGGAGGCAGGTGCGCACAGTGGGCCCTTCTTGAAAGCACAGGTCCTTACCACCCTGCCAGGCCATGGTCTTAGAAGCAGCCTGGACCACTGCTGGGCATGTCTTCCACTGAAACTTCCCTGGAGTCCTCTCCACTGGGCACAGGCCATTGTCATGGGGCACTTGGCTGCAGGGCCAACTGAACTCAGGGAGGCTGTGAGCCCAGGTGCCCTGGAGAAAGATTCCCCAGACATGGGGGGACCCCCCCCCCCTGCAGAAGGGACAGAGGCAGGCCTCAGGCCACATCTCTTATTTAGTGTGCTTGCTGCTGAAGGGAAGGGGGGTGCTGGGAGCTGGGACTAAGGGGAGGGGCCACACAGGCTGGTGGCAGCAGGGGCATGTCTTCAGCTCTAGAGGCCCACAATCAGGGTGCTAAGGGAGGGCAGACCCACTTCTGTCTCCTTACATTGTAGAGTTTGGGGAGGGGGGGGCTATGGGCTTCACCCCTAGGCCTCTGGAGGCAGCCTCTGGAGGGGATCTGGAGGAAGCATGAAGCCAGGTGTAGCCATGCAGACCTTGGAGGCCATGCCAAGGAAATGTCCCTGCTTTGCTTCCTCTCAGAATTCCTCATGCGCTGGGAGCCTACAGAAGGCAGGACCAGGGCCTGCCAGGGCCTGTGGTGTCCTGCCTAACCCTGGCCTGTTGGGAAGGAGCTCTGCAGCTCTGGGGGCCAGGCAGCCAGCCAGAGTATCAGAACACCCTATAGCAGGCCAAAGAGAGGGTCAGGGATGGGGATTGGGACCTTGGCCCAAGGGAGGCAGCCAATCCCCTTGCTAACTGATCTCAGTAGGGGCTctagaaactgtgtgtgtgtgtgtgtgtgtgtgtgtgtgtgtgtgtgtgtgtgtgtgtgtgtgttctggatgGAGAGAAGCTGAGACCTGCTGTTGGGGCTGATACAACCTCCGGGACAGAAAAGGGCCTCCTGGCAGAGGAAGTAACCTTGACTCAGACCAGACCACAGGCCTCTACTCTAGACTGTCTGTTAGAGTCTAGAGGCCAAGAAAGCCAGGGCAAGGAGTTATTCTTGTACGGGGTGAGGAGCAGGGTGCAGAGGCCCCGGCCTGACTTATCACTCCCAGAAGCCCAGGAGGTCCAAGCTGAGTGGACAAGGGAGTGCCTGGTAGGGAAGGGAGGTGCGTACACCATGCCCGCCTGCAGGCCTGTCCGGGGTCTACAGACAGTGAAGCCCCAGCCACTCTGGCCTAGGTCCAGGCCCAGGCAGGTCCCAGCCCACTACACTTTCTTGGGTTTCCGGCCAACTTGGTAATAGTAGTAGATGCTGACAATGACAAAGAGGAGACGGCTGCCCAGGAGCAACAGGGTCCCCAGGGACATGAGGCCCGTCTCAGCAAGTGTGGCAGTGACCACTGTGAAGGAAGTCAGGGGAGCAAGAGGTCAGGAGCCGACATGTGTTCAAGTCCCTCCCACCATGAAGCTAAGCTGAACACTGAACACATCTGCCATCCCTGCAGGGTCCCTGGCTGACCTTCCAGAGCTCAGCACCAGCCCAGTCTAGCTGACCGTATCCCTAGTCTGCTGCCCCCAACTGGCAGGTGCCTTGCAGTGCACagccctgagtgagcagctgGGCACAGGGTGCCCCGtgctctctccccttcctcctgtaCCTTGCCAGCCTTCCCACCCTACACCACTCACCCAACGACTGCACTCCGAAGTAGCAAGCCTCAGTGAGCAGAGTCCAGCGGATGATAACCTTCTCAGCTGTGTAGAGTGCATTCCACATGATCAGGGAGATGCCTGTTGGGAGCGAGCACAGGGTGGGCCTGACCCCCAGCTCAGGGGCCTGAACCTCCGTATTCCACCCCTCAGATCAAACTGTCCTTCTTCCAGTATTGCAGATCCAGCTCTGCACTCGGGCTGTTCTTGCAGTGTCTGAAGCCTCATGCAACACAGGCCATGCTCTCTCCTTGCCAGGGCTTGGGACCCTCATCTACACAATGGGGCAAAGGCCTCCAGCCCCAAGCTAGCTCTGTCCTTGTGACCCTGTGAAGAAGTCTAGGAACTCAGTTACCTGGGCCAACAACTTAAGAGGAGCCGCTGGAGACAGAAGACCTGTGCCAAGGAAGGACTTGCCCTAACGAATTCCCCTGGGAGAGCAGGACAGAACAGGCCTTGATCATGACTTACCCCTCAGTGCCTGATATCTGGACACGAGAGCAGCGGACAGAGTGTACCCAGTTAATGACACCCACCTGTCTCCACCACTGCCTTGCTCACAGCAAGTTTACGTCCAACTGGCACAAGACTGGAGAAGACACATGTACAAAGGCCTAGTGGCCTTCTGGAACTGAGGAGTGGGCATCACTCAATGAGCCCGCCATTGAGACCCAATGTACAAGCCAGACAGGGAGGTACCCAGACCCCACACAGGACCGTGACTCTCAGGCATAAAGGCAAAGCTTTTGGTCTTTACACAGCAGCGAGCCATATAATAATTTAGGGAGGGGAATGATGTCACTTGTGTTGAACTTCAAAAATACAATTCAGCTTCTTTTTGTCTGTTCTGCCCTCAGATTAGAGAGGAAACCAAAAGGACCAAACGCCTTGGACATAAAAGATGGAGTGGGGAGATAAAGTCTTGAGGACACTGTACTGAGAATCTGCTCCCCTCCTTTTGGCTATGTGACCCTGATAGGCAGGACCTGAGCTTCATTCGGCTCTGCACCCCATTGCCAAGGCAGTGAACTTTCAGCAATCAGCCATTACTCCCAATGAACCACGTGTATTCCAAAAATAGCCACAAGGTGGCAGCACATGCTCAGCACAGCTGCACATGAAGGGGCCCAGGCTACCAGCCTGCTAGAGAATGAGGAGAGGCTCTGCCAGGATCCCCAAGGGCCCAGGTGTTGCCAGCAGTACTCACTAAGGAGGGCGCCACCATAGAGGCGGATGGGGGTCTTGCTTGTCACCTCAGCTCCATCAAAAACGGCATCGTAGAGCTGGTCAGGGAGGGCAAGGGCCTGTGGGCAGCAGGGGAGCACAGAGTTAGGTCTAAGCTGAGATGAATGCTGGGCATCTCCTTCCTTCAAAGACAGAGCCAGGGTCTCAGGGCAGGGCCTGATTGCCCCTCCTACCTGGGGTGCCCACAGCCCAGAGCATGAGGTGCTGGTTGCTTTGGAGCACAGCACACTGGTAAGGGGCAGAGCGTCAGCCCTGGTGCTAGCAGAGACCCGGAAGGATAGGCCTCAGTGTGGAGACAGCAGCAGTCAGTGATGGGGTAGAGAAGCTGGCGGAGAGCAAAGGGCTACACCCAGCCatgtccctccctccatctagtTTTAAGTCTGAGGTGCCACCAGCTGGCAAGCACCCCACCTGCCTGCAGCTTGGACCTGGACACGGAGGACTCACCATGATGGCCACACTGGAGAACATCATAGCAGAAAGAAACTGCCAGACCCTGAGGAGGTGCAGAGAGAAAAGTTACAGCCTCACTCACCCTGACCTGCACTGTCAACCCAGACCCCAGGGGACACCCTGTGCAGCCCACACACCCAGGGCTATTTGGGGAGGTAACGAAAGGCGTGGATGAAATCCAGAGCAAGGCCCAGTAATGCGGGACAGTGCTCACACCCAGGACACAAGACAAGACCTGCCGCTCACCTGAGCCCCAGAGGCTCGCGCACAGCAAATTTGATCTCGTTGCCCAAGACCTGGCTGATCTGTGGACACACAAGTCAGAGACATCAGCCTTCTgcatcccacccacccaccttccACCAAGCACCTGCACACCTGGGGCCCAATCGGAGCACCTCTGACTGACATAGAGGCCTCCTCACTGCAAGCCCAAGTTCAGGCACCCAGAGGAGAGAAGTTGAAAAGAGGTGGTTAGGAAAGAAAGCTCAGGGTCTGCCCACCATGGCCTGGAAGCCTGGTTCTGTCGCTCACTGATATAACCTCGAGGAAGTTATGAGCCCCTCTGAGTCTTGGCTTCCTCATCTGTACAGTGGGTCAGTGATCACATGGACAGCCTGCAGGGCTGGCAGGATCTGCTCATGCCTGTAAGTGTCTGTGCCTGTTCCTTGAGAAGCACCGGGTTCTTTCCCTCAAACGGCTGCCACTGTACGTATCATTCCCCTGCCATGGCAGAGGGAAAGTGTAGGCTCTGTGGCCTTGGCTCCTCTTCCTGGAATGGCCCACCTTTGACCGATGCACTTCGCCATCGTCATCCTCTCCGCCCACGCCCAGGATCTTCCTGGTCTTCAGGCGGCTCACAAGGTCTGTCTGGCTGTGCTTCTTCATGAGCGGAGGAGGCTGTTTGGCTGCCATGTTGTCTTCTGCTGAGGGACATGGGGAGACACTGGCCTCAGCCATCGTTCCTGCTGGACTTCCAGACCCCAGGTCCCAATGTAGGACGAGAAGGTTGTGGCCAGGCCCTACCCAGGGCCTGAGAGTAGATGGAGCTTcggctgcctcagtttcctctcctgTAAAATGGGTTGAGGAGGATGCTGCCAGCCTGGCCCCCATGAACATGACACAGCCCAGGTGACTAGGTCAGACAAAGCCTTAGAGTCAGCCCTGGAGAGGCATTTGGGCTTTAAAAAGGCGTTTGGACCAGGATGCATCTCACTGACAAGATTTCTGGGTTGTAGAGACAAAGGAAATGTCAGAGAGGTAAGAACCTGTCCAAGCTTAGAGTGAGCTTCCTAAGTCCTAGGCTCTGGGCCATGTGGACCTGCCCTGACAATCCCCACGGCCAGCAAGCTGGCCCGATGCTCCTTCCAACCCCTAGACAGCCTTCACTGGACCTGGAGAAGGAGGGGGTTAGTCACAAGGGAAGGAGGCATGAAGCCCAGAAAAGGAGGCTTCGGGTAGTGGCCACACCTCCCAGACCCCACCCACTCCCTGCCGTTGGCATTCAcagcctccaccccaccccacttatGCCCATCACCTTCCACAGCCCCCAGCCCTGCCACCCCCAGCAATACCACAGGCCAGTCCTGGGCACGTACTGTGAGCTGGGCAGTGAGCCAGATGCTGAGATGGGTACTAGGGTCCAAGAAGAGTGCTCCTCTCCTGCGTTCGGTCCTCACACTCTAGGGGAGGAGACAGGGCGTGAAGGGGAACACGGTGAGGCTCTGGCTGACCCCAGGCAGCTCCAGTCTCTGAGGAGAGCTCCTCCAGACTGTACAGGTTGCCCCACCAGCCCTCCGGCCAGTGCCAAGAGTCCTCTGTACACGGGCATCTCATTCATTTCCACCCAGAACACTCTCCAGCAAGCTCATTCCAAGGCAGAGCTCGGAAGCTGTCTTCCCTCCTCCAAGCCACCTGCTGCCCAGTGCCACGTCCCTGAGCAAATGTCCCCAGATCACCCAGGTTCCCTTTCAAGGCTGCCAGAGTCTTGAAATGAAATAAACTTTCCCAACAAATACAAGAGCAGAAAGGCAGGGACTGTGAGGGTTCCAGGGCAGAATGGATACGCTACGAAGAGGTCCTGTGGCTCTCATTCAAAATGAAAGCAGAAGTCCCCGCTGGGGCTGCAGGGAGAGCAGAGTGAGGCTTGGGCACCAGGCCCCGACACCCAGCCCTGGCTCTGTGAATGAGTGGCTCTTTTTTctataccccccccccccggggatGCTGGAGACACTCACAGGACTACAAAGGCTGCCTAGGCCCCACACAGAGGTACTCAGCACCCGCAAGGAGAAGCAGGGCTGTCTCTTCAGTCACACTGTGACCCCAAGTGGAGCCAAAGCCCCAGCCCAGGTCACCACTTTCTCCTGACCTCAAACAGACTGGACACCCACTCCAGACCATCCCTAACCCTCCGTCTGCCAGACCACACAAGGATGCAGAGCTCAGCATCAGTGCCTTCTCAAAGGACTGGCGACCTGGTCACATCCTTCCCATGTCCCTTCTGACCCTTCGTTTTAACCCAGGCAGAAATGACAGTGGGGATAATTCATGCGACTATCACCTCCAGGACAGGAGACAGGGCGCGGTGGGTTCACCTGTCCAGACGGCAATGTGCCATCCCAGGCACACCCTGCATCACAGGCCTGAGGTCTGTCACTCTAGTTTGGTCTAGATTTTCCTCAAACGTTGCAAAAAAACAGAACCACAAAGCATATGGACAGCTACGCGCTCAGCTTCCCCCACCCAGCTGGATGCCTTTCTCAGATCAGCCAGGCCCAGTGCCCCAGTTGCCCATTCCTTTTTAGTGCACATCAGTATTCTGTGTGACGCTGCAAACAAGGAACATCCGGTTGTTTCTGGCCTTCCTTTGTGTGTTTTTGGTGGACCCATACATTTCCAGGCCTCTGAGGTAAATGGCCCAGAATGGGCCTGCGGAAGTGTGTGGACAAAGTAAACAGCCAGGGAACCTTACATGCCTTCCACAAAACACATGCTCTCCGGTTCCTCCACGCTCCTGACAACCAACGCTTGCTGTAGGCCATTTCTATTTTAGCCCCAGTCTTTGGGGACCCTGAATTCTTAAACTTTCTCAGGAAGCCAGGCTGCTTGACTCATTCCTGCTGGTCCCTCCCTAGTCTCGTGACCTCGGGAGAGTCACCTCATTAATCTGAGCCTCGGTTTCCTCACCTGTGAAATAGGACCTTAGCTCCAACTTCCGAAGACCTTGACGCAATGAGCCACTGGGGTCAGAGCGTGCAGAGCAGCAACTGAACAGCAGAGAGCCCAGGCAGTAAAGCCCTCTGTGAGTCAGGCATGGGCAGTGAGGCGCCCTGAACAGGGCGGCTTGTCATCAGTAGAGAGGATTACTCCTTCCCTCAGAGTTTTAGCGTTCTTATCTCAGATAGGGGAGCAACCGCCCACACCCACTATCAACCAGACCTAAGGAGAAGCAAGACCCAGGACAGAAGAGGAATTCAGAAAGCGACTGTCGGGACCACAGCAGGACGGCTGCCCGCTCTCCTGCCTGGACTCACACCTGAGGTCTCCAAACACTTAAGTGGGCCTATAAGCCAGCTGTTTTGCCCgtgtgcctcagtctccccactCATGTGGGGAAAGAAGGGGCTAACTCCCACAACACTGAGAAGAGTGTTGCCTCCCTCAGGTCTGTGGTTGGTATCCTGGCATGGAGAGTGTGCAGTGAAGACGGCAGCTATTAGACAGGATACCACCACCCTCCCCAGCACTTCCCCTACACCCTGGGCAGTAGCTCTTGACGGAGAGGACGAGGACACTGGCCTCACCAGCACCTTCCCATCACATGGGACCAAACACCCAGCCCTCAGTGCCCAGCAAAAGACTGGTTCTATCATGTCCCTACTTGACGGGCCGGAAGCATCCCAGCTAGTGGCACTGTTTTCTTCTGCCCCATGactcacacaccaacacacacacacacacacacacacagagagagagagagccttctggcctcccctcccccactcttccCTACCAAAGCTCTTTGCCAAGGTTTCAGGCCTGATATCATTTTAATATAAGTGAGGGCACCACCCCCAAGATATTCCTGGGAATCCTGGCCACACACTGGCTCTGGGCCAGTGAACGTGGCTTTGAATCTTGGCTCTACCCACTTAAGAGCTGTAGGCTTTAGAAGAGCTACGGCATCAgccccagcctcagtttccctctgtgaaataagggaagagagaggcagaagtgCCAGTGAATGTAGGCGGGTACCCTCTAGCCAAGAGCCCTCCCCTGGGCGGGGTCTGTCCTCCCTCCTACTGACCTTTCTTTCCTCACTGAGATGAGAAGGGTGGGAAAGGCCCCTGTCACTCAGACAGACCTGCCTGGTTTCCTGCATGCTGCTCTCAGGGCCACCACATCCCCACTGTGActgtggaggggggaggggagctaATCATCCACCCTCATGCTCATAGCTGTGGTGCCCATTAGATGGCGTCCAGCCTGCTGTCCCTGTCAGACCACTTGGCAGACTTCCCCCAGCAACTCTCCATCCTTCTGCGAGTGACACTCACTCAGAGCCCTCTTCCCTGCCCTCAGCAGGCCAGCTCTACCCAGCCTCCTCGGGGCTCAGCTGTCCCCTCACTTCCCCTTTCCCATTTCCAAAGGCTGACCCAGCAGAAGAGCAGAGGGTCTGTGCTCCTCAGAGTATCTGTCCTCAAAGCCCAGACCTCCTTATCTCTGCAGTCtctgggacagccagagaaagagagggcAGGCTCTTGATCCTACCACACACTGAACAGGCAGGAACTTAAGGCCCATGGGGAGAGGTCTACCCCAAACTACATGAGCTGATGGCC includes the following:
- the Tp53i11 gene encoding tumor protein p53-inducible protein 11 isoform X1 translates to MAEASVSPCPSAEDNMAAKQPPPLMKKHSQTDLVSRLKTRKILGVGGEDDDGEVHRSKISQVLGNEIKFAVREPLGLRVWQFLSAMMFSSVAIMALALPDQLYDAVFDGAEVTSKTPIRLYGGALLSISLIMWNALYTAEKVIIRWTLLTEACYFGVQSLVVTATLAETGLMSLGTLLLLGSRLLFVIVSIYYYYQVGRKPKKV
- the Tp53i11 gene encoding tumor protein p53-inducible protein 11 isoform X2 — protein: MAAKQPPPLMKKHSQTDLVSRLKTRKILGVGGEDDDGEVHRSKISQVLGNEIKFAVREPLGLRVWQFLSAMMFSSVAIMALALPDQLYDAVFDGAEVTSKTPIRLYGGALLSISLIMWNALYTAEKVIIRWTLLTEACYFGVQSLVVTATLAETGLMSLGTLLLLGSRLLFVIVSIYYYYQVGRKPKKV